The following proteins are encoded in a genomic region of Fusobacterium periodonticum 1_1_41FAA:
- a CDS encoding RNA-guided endonuclease InsQ/TnpB family protein, whose protein sequence is MYKALKIELNLTNEQKIQVNKTIGTERFIYNEYIKYNQEQYELGNKFVSANDFSKYINNVYLPNNPDKKWIKDVSSKSVKQAMIYGEKAFKNFFKGLSAFPVFKKKAKNDLGAYFVKNNKTDFEFYRHKIKIPTLKFVRVKEYGYIPKNAIIKSGTITKIADRYFLSLVMEVDDIVKTENKNIKGLGVDLGIKDTAICSNGMVFKNINKTKKVKKIKKKLKREQRKMSRSVEYSKSKKIKLKECKNFNKKKLKVQKLFYRLNCIRDDYNNKIVDEITRTKLKYITIEDLKVSNMMKNKHLSKAIQEQNFYAIRTKLVNKCKEKNIELRLVDTFYPSSKTCSCCGEIKKDLKLNDRIYKCCNCGIEIDRDYNASINLEKAKIYKVIA, encoded by the coding sequence ATGTATAAAGCACTAAAGATAGAATTAAACCTAACAAATGAACAGAAAATACAAGTAAATAAAACTATTGGTACTGAAAGATTTATATATAACGAGTATATTAAATACAACCAAGAACAATATGAACTAGGTAATAAATTTGTAAGTGCTAATGATTTTTCTAAATATATCAACAATGTCTATCTACCTAATAATCCTGATAAAAAATGGATAAAAGATGTATCTTCTAAATCAGTCAAACAAGCTATGATTTATGGAGAAAAGGCTTTTAAAAATTTTTTTAAGGGTTTAAGTGCTTTTCCTGTTTTTAAGAAAAAAGCAAAAAATGACTTGGGTGCATATTTTGTTAAGAATAATAAAACTGATTTTGAGTTTTATAGGCATAAAATAAAAATACCTACATTGAAATTTGTAAGAGTAAAAGAATATGGATACATACCTAAAAATGCGATTATTAAAAGTGGTACTATAACTAAAATAGCTGATAGATATTTTCTATCACTTGTTATGGAAGTAGATGATATAGTTAAAACTGAAAATAAAAATATTAAAGGATTAGGAGTAGATTTAGGAATTAAAGATACGGCTATATGTTCTAATGGAATGGTATTTAAAAATATAAATAAAACTAAGAAAGTAAAAAAGATTAAAAAGAAACTAAAAAGAGAACAAAGAAAGATGTCAAGAAGTGTAGAATATTCTAAATCTAAAAAGATAAAATTAAAAGAATGTAAGAATTTTAATAAGAAAAAGTTGAAAGTACAAAAATTATTTTATAGACTAAACTGTATTAGAGATGATTATAATAATAAAATAGTAGATGAAATAACAAGAACCAAATTAAAATACATTACTATTGAAGATTTAAAAGTATCTAATATGATGAAGAACAAGCATTTATCAAAAGCAATACAAGAACAGAATTTCTATGCGATAAGAACTAAACTTGTAAATAAATGTAAGGAAAAAAATATTGAGTTAAGGTTAGTAGATACATTCTATCCAAGTAGTAAAACTTGTTCTTGTTGTGGAGAAATTAAAAAAGATTTAAAACTTAATGATAG
- a CDS encoding IS607 family transposase — protein sequence MKKIYKPKEFSELINKSVNTLQRWDRTGILIAHRTPTNRRYYTLEDYNKVMGIEVTQNQVYEVIIYARVSNHSQKDDLQNQIKFLRDYANAKGYIVSEVITDIGSGLNYQRKGFNSILYSDKKQKILISYKDRFVKFGFDWFDKFLKSKGSEIEIVNNEDLSPQEEMIQDLISIIHIFSCRIHGLRKYKKQIKEDKDV from the coding sequence ATGAAAAAAATATATAAGCCAAAAGAGTTTAGTGAATTAATAAATAAAAGTGTGAATACACTTCAAAGGTGGGATAGAACTGGTATATTGATAGCACATAGAACCCCAACGAATAGGAGATATTATACTTTAGAAGATTATAATAAAGTTATGGGTATTGAGGTAACTCAAAATCAAGTATATGAAGTTATTATATATGCAAGAGTTTCTAATCATAGTCAAAAAGATGATTTACAAAATCAAATTAAATTTTTAAGAGATTATGCTAATGCAAAGGGATATATAGTATCAGAAGTTATAACTGATATAGGAAGTGGGCTTAATTATCAAAGAAAAGGATTTAATTCTATACTTTATTCTGATAAAAAGCAAAAAATACTCATATCATATAAAGATAGATTTGTAAAATTTGGTTTTGATTGGTTTGATAAATTTTTAAAATCAAAAGGTAGTGAGATAGAAATTGTTAATAATGAAGATTTATCACCACAAGAAGAAATGATACAAGATTTAATTTCTATTATACATATATTTTCTTGTCGCATACATGGACTTAGAAAATATAAAAAGCAAATAAAGGAAGATAAAGATGTATAA
- a CDS encoding HPr family phosphocarrier protein — protein MKSVKVHIKNKKGLHARPSSLFVQLVTKYDSDITVKSEDETVNGKSIMGLMLLAAEEGRELELIADGPDEDAMLTELVDLIEVKRFNEE, from the coding sequence ATGAAATCAGTAAAAGTACATATAAAAAACAAAAAAGGTTTACATGCAAGACCTTCATCACTATTTGTTCAATTGGTTACAAAGTATGATTCTGACATAACAGTAAAGTCTGAAGATGAAACTGTTAATGGTAAAAGCATTATGGGGCTTATGCTTCTAGCTGCCGAAGAAGGTAGAGAACTTGAATTGATAGCAGATGGTCCAGATGAAGATGCAATGCTAACAGAACTTGTAGACTTAATAGAAGTAAAAAGATTTAATGAGGAGTAA